The Garra rufa chromosome 23, GarRuf1.0, whole genome shotgun sequence genome includes a region encoding these proteins:
- the bbx gene encoding HMG box transcription factor BBX produces MKGGGGGKEPPVEGEVSGKRPKRKCLQWHPLLAKKATDFSEEEEEEDEEEQEKEPVLCTESGAQEGECGGIEEDIEEYSSEQRARRPMNAFLLFCKRHRSLVRQEHPRLDNRGATKILADWWAVLDPKEKQKYTDMAKEYKDAFMKANPGYKWCPATNKPVKSPSQSVSNARKKVWSLPSNPNKESSVAKKHPKTDSTPQLNFAMADPNKMGGLSMLLLAGEHALTAREISSSSSQTGCTDVAKHAGKSALFQLAEISSSPAQPAGGSKNAEDTSSLTHVEASGPSQPSSPDLPKSCVKSPLFQLAEQISSSRSQSASEGKQCGQSALFQLAEMCLASEAEKMEARSSQPSGGSSSLCPQHSSSSRVTADHEEQADAPELPLTTSSSSSSSSSSTSGSTSSSPTDATPSDLSPCKTLKKKKKKKENKDSDENPASPKKAKKRPSPESDLDSVMFTIEAVAKGAWGSEETPRKKARPSGSESSPTTDQSPAVKKKSKPKPKKQLKLKDDDAEEEEEVDEETNKPQDVEMKSEEAPLSPKDECENEPDVKVEPPSGVEDMAPHCSPEPAELEEKDSDTKPPQTRQDDKELEVKPETCGSRKSERSCKGALYKTLVSEGMLTSLRANVDRGKRGSMRGSVSDHEGGWNDESWGFSQAVTSNPKKLKKSKSKEETTPGLGKLEEEFEKKFNSLPQYSPLTFDKKSVAVTKKKKNSTSSPPEPPKPCKGSSSSQKKTLFHKIVNKYKHRKEKSSAADKDIVPTDSVGTESSPAVKPGSPCVSPSPEPQKALDTPVGSQKRKARKNKITHLVRTADGRVSPAEADDKSKDQTKNQDEKPFTQETLCNRGVCYSDSRSEEADETDASGGLPAFFSLAALAEVAAMENVHRSQHAVSIPTEGQVKDMAPVLISCADQ; encoded by the exons GAGCCGGTGTTATGCACAGAAAGCGGAGCACAGGAGGGAGAGTGTGGCGGGATAGAAGAAGACATTGAGGAATACTCCTCTGAACAACGGGCTCGCCGGCCGATGAACGCCTTTCTGCTGTTCTGCAAACGGCACCGTTCGCTGGTCCGACAGGAGCATCCACGACTAGACAACCGGGGAGCCACTAAGATCCTGGCAGACTGGTGGGCCGTACTGGACCCCAAAGAAAAACAGAAATACACAGACATGGCCAAGGAG TATAAAGATGCGTTCATGAAGGCTAACCCTGGTTACAAATGGTGTCCTGCTACCAACAAGCCGGTTAAGAGTCCCTCTCAGTCTGTGAGTAACGCCCGCAAGAAGGTGTGGTCCCTTCCATCCAACCCTAACAAGGAATCTTCAGTTGCCAAAAAACATCCCAAAACTGACAGCACACCCCAGCTCAACTTCGCCATGGCTG ATCCCAATAAGATGGGCGGCCTAAGCATGCTGCTGTTAGCTGGGGAGCATGCGCTGACCGCCAGAGAG ATTTCCTCCAGCTCTTCCCAGACAGGATGCACAGATGTTGCTAAGCACGCTGGGAAATCAGCCCTTTTCCAGCTGGCTGAG ATTTCTTCCAGTCCAGCGCAGCCAGCTGGGGGAAGTAAGAACGCAGAGGACACAAGCTCTCTCACACATGTAGAG GCCTCTGGACCATCTCAGCCAAGTTCGCCAGACCTGCCCAAGAGTTGTGTTAAATCACCCTTGTTTCAGCTGGCTGAG CAGATCTCCTCCAGTAGGTCTCAATCAGCATCTGAGGGGAAGCAGTGCGGCCAGTCGGCTCTTTTCCAGCTCGCTGAG ATGTGTTTGGCTTCTGAGGCTGAAAAGATGGAAGCACGATCCTCCCAGCCCTCTGGCGGTTCCTCCTCACTCTGTCCTCAGCACAGTTCAAGTAGCCGAGTCACTGCAGACCATGAAGAGCAGGCGGACGCTCCTGAACTTCCTCTTACCACTTCATcgtcatcatcatcctcatcatcCTCTACCTCTGGCTCCACCTCGTCCTCCCCAACTGACGCCACCCCATCTGATCTCAGCCCATGTAAGACgctgaagaagaagaaaaagaagaaagaaaataaagactCCGACGAAAATCCTGCATCACCCAAAAAGGCGAAGAAGCGTCCTTCGCCCGAGTCGGACCTGGACAGTGTGATGTTCACCATCGAAGCAGTAGCAAAAGGTGCTTGGGGTTCAGAAGAAACACCTAGGAAGAAAGCTCGTCCCTCAGGGAGTGAGAGCAGCCCCACAACGGACCAATCTCCAGCTGTGAAGAAAAAATCAAAACCCAAACCGAAAAAACAGCTAAAGTTGAAAGACGACGATGCGGAGGAAGAGGAAGAAGTAGACGAAGAGACTAATAAACCGCAGGATGTAGAGATGAAATCTGAGGAAGCTCCTCTGAGCCCTAAAGATGAGTGTGAGAATGAGCCAGACGTGAAGGTGGAGCCACCTAGTGGTGTGGAGGACATGGCACCACACTGCTCTCCTGAACCTGCCGAACTGGAGGAGAAAGACTCAGACACCAAACCACCTCAAACCAGACAAGATGATAAAGAGCTGGAGGTTAAGCCAGAGACCTGTGGGTCCAGGAAGTCTGAGCGAAGCTGTAAAGGAGCGCTATATAAGACTCTGGTGTCCGAAGGGATGCTTACATCACTGAGAGCAAATGTGGACAGAG GGAAAAGAGGCTCCATGCGAGGAAGTGTGTCCGATCATGAGGGCGGCTGGAATGACGAGAGCTGGGGATTTTCTCAAGCTGTTACCAGCAACCCAAAAAAGCTCAAGAAGTCCAAGTCTAAAGAGGAAACCACCCCAGG ACTAGGAAAGCTTGAGGAGGAGTTCGAGAAAAAGTTCAACAGCTTACCGCAGTACAGCCCCCTGACTTTTGACAAAAAGAGCGTGGCGGTgaccaagaagaaaaaaaacagtacatcCAGCCCTCCTGAACCGCCCAAACCCTGCAAGG GTTCATCTTCATCTCAGAAAAAGACCTTATTCCACAAGATAGTGAACAAGTACAAACACAGGAAGGAGAAATCCAGTGCCGCAGATAAAG ACATCGTCCCAACTGACTCCGTGGGTACAGAATCAAGTCCAGCGGTGAAGCCGGGCAGTCCGTGTGTGTCTCCCTCTCCTGAACCCCAGAAGGCTCTGGACACGCCTGTGGGCAGTCAGAAGAGGAAGGCCAGAAAGAATAAAATCACACACTTGGTGCGCACGGCTGATGGCCGAGTGTCACCTGCAGAGG CAGACGACAAATCCAAGGATCAGACCAAGAATCAGGATGAAAAGCCATTCACTCAAGAGACATTATGCAATAGGGGCGTCTGCTACAGTGACTCCAGATCAGAGGAAGCGGACGAGACGGATGCGTCCGGCGGCCTCCCAGCCTTCTTCAGCTTAGCTGCTCTCGCTGAGGTTGCAGCCATGGAGAATGTGCACAG ATCCCAGCATGCTGTGAGCATCCCCACTGAAGGTCAAGTGAAGGACATGGCTCCTGTGCTGATTTCCTGTGCGGACCAGTGA